The DNA sequence TTGACTGATGAACTGAATTCCCAGTTCACGACGGTATGGAATACCGTCGTCGCAGAGCTTAATGGTGACGACAACCAGTATCTGTCCAGTTTTCCGCCGTTGACACCGCAGCAGCGCGCCTGGCTCACTCTGGTCAAACCGCTCACGATGGCCGAGGGTTTTGCACTGCTTTCGGTGCCGTCCAGCTTCGTGCAAAACGAGATCGAACGGCACCTGCGCGGGCCGATCGTGGAGGCCCTTTCCCGCAGGATCGGCGAGAACGTCGAACTCGGCGTACGGATCGCGGCACCGGCTCCTGGCGAAGATTCAGAGGTCGCCGGAGCAGCTCCAGAACTCGAGCTCGACGAGGTCGATGAGACCACCGAGGCGCTTGCTAGCGCACACGAATCGTGGCCTTCGTACTTCATCGACCGCCCTGGCGGAGCCGACAAGGCCGAGACCCCCGACACGAGCCTCAATTCGCGCTACACCTTCGAATCTTTCGTCATCGGCGCGTCCAATCGGTTCTCCCATGCGGCGGCTGTCGCTGTTTCCGAAGCCCCCGCCCGGGCCTACAACCCGCTGTTCATCTGGGGCGAATCCGGGTTGGGCAAGACACATCTGCTCCATGCCGCGGGGAACTACGCCCAGCGCCTGTTCCCCGGTATGCGCGTCAAGTACGTGTCCACCGAAGAGTTCACCAACGACTTCATCAACTCTTTGCGCGATGACCGTCGAGTCGCGTTCAAACGCAGCTACCGCGACATCGACGTTCTCCTGGTCGATGACATCCAGTTCATCGAGGGCAAGGAAGGTATCCAGGAAGAGTTCTTCCACACCTTCAACACCTTGCACAACGCCAACAAGCAGATCGTGATCTCCTCTGACCGGCCTCCGAAGGGCCTGGCCACTCTCGAGGACCGGCTGCGCACCCGCTTCGAGTGGGGCCTCATCACCGATGTTCAGCCCCCTGAACTGGAAACCCGAATCGCGATCCTGCGCAAGAAGGCGCAGATGGACCGACTGGACGTCCCCGACGACGTACTCGAGCTCATCGCAAGCCGGATCGAACGCAATATCCGTGAGCTTGAGGGTGCCCTGATCCGAGTCACCGCGTTCGCCTCGCTGAACAAGTCCCCCATCGAGTTGTCGTTGGCCGAGATCGTGCTGCGTGACCTCATCCCGGACTCCAACGCCATCCAGATCAGCGCGGCCACGATCATGGCCGTCACCGCCGAGTACTTCGATACCAGCCTTGACGAGCTTCGTGGGCCCGGTAAGACGCGTGCGCTGGCACAGGCACGTCAGATCGCCATGTACCTGTGTCGCGAGCTCACCGACCTGTCACTGCCCAAGATTGGCCAGACATTCGGGCGCGACCACACCACCGTCATGTACGCCGACAAGAAGGTCCGTGGCGAAATGGCTCAGCGGCGTGAGGTTTTCGATCACGTCAAGGAGCTCACCGCGCGGATACGCCAGCGCTCCCGACACTGACCTCATCCGTCCCCCACCCGGCCCGCGCGGCCGGGTTTTTTGTCTCACAACACCGATGCCGGCTCTCAACACGCGCCTATTTCAAGACTTTTGAAGATTTTTCTCGACGATTTTTTGTCACCCCGTGTGGCTCACACGTCACATCCACACCAGTGGAGGTTGTGCACAGGATTGTGGACTGCTGTGGGGCAAACCTGGGATCGGCTGGGAGTTGCTGAACGAATGACATCTGGTCCACACCCACCGTCCGCGAACCACGTCTGAATCCACAAACTCCTGACAACCCCGCTAGGCCTCTGTCGTGCGATAACACTTGTCTGTCCACAGATTCCACAGCACCTACTAATACTGCTTAAATCTCTATCTAATCTTCCTCTTTAAAAGCAGCTGTGTGGATGGACGCGTCAACAAGGCCCGTCGAGCCGGTAACCGAACGATGGACGACAGGGATCTCCGGGGAGACCGATCCGCTTTCCCGAAGCCTCGAAAGCATCTACGGTTGTGCTTCGGAAGTCGCATAGCCTGTCGGCTTCCCACTCCGAGTGACAGGACTTGTGCACGGTGCCCCGGTCAGTGCCGGACGGCCGCCGATGCGCTGTCGGCACTGTCACTAGGACGTGCCACGATGGCTATCAGGGATTTTTGTGTGGAAACAGTCCGAACTGGACAACGAGGAAGCGAAGGGTATTCATGGATCTTGCGAGCCCCACTGCCGCAGACACCAGCCTGAAGTTCAGGGTCGCGCGTGACGACTTCGCCGATTCGGTGGCGTGGGTCGCGCGGAGTCTGCCCTCGCGGCCGACGGTTCCGGTGCTGGCGGGTGTGCTGCTGACCGCGCATGACACCGGTTTGAGGTTGTCGGGCTTCGATTACGAGGTTTCCTCACAGGTGCAGGTGCCGGCCGAGGTC is a window from the Mycobacteroides salmoniphilum genome containing:
- the dnaA gene encoding chromosomal replication initiator protein DnaA, encoding MTDELNSQFTTVWNTVVAELNGDDNQYLSSFPPLTPQQRAWLTLVKPLTMAEGFALLSVPSSFVQNEIERHLRGPIVEALSRRIGENVELGVRIAAPAPGEDSEVAGAAPELELDEVDETTEALASAHESWPSYFIDRPGGADKAETPDTSLNSRYTFESFVIGASNRFSHAAAVAVSEAPARAYNPLFIWGESGLGKTHLLHAAGNYAQRLFPGMRVKYVSTEEFTNDFINSLRDDRRVAFKRSYRDIDVLLVDDIQFIEGKEGIQEEFFHTFNTLHNANKQIVISSDRPPKGLATLEDRLRTRFEWGLITDVQPPELETRIAILRKKAQMDRLDVPDDVLELIASRIERNIRELEGALIRVTAFASLNKSPIELSLAEIVLRDLIPDSNAIQISAATIMAVTAEYFDTSLDELRGPGKTRALAQARQIAMYLCRELTDLSLPKIGQTFGRDHTTVMYADKKVRGEMAQRREVFDHVKELTARIRQRSRH